The Haloarcula laminariae genomic sequence ACCGCCGGTTTCGCTCACTCCCGCCACGCTCGTTCTGTGAGGAGCGGACGCGAGGAACGAACGAGACGTGGTATGAACCGATACGAGGTGGCCGTCTACTCGACGATGACAGCGCCCTTCATCCCGACGCCCCGGTGGGGGAGACAGGAGTAGCGGTACTGGCCCGTCTCCTCGAAGGTGTGCTCGAAGGTGGTACCCGGTTCCGAGGTGACCTCGCCGGAGTCGATGTCGGCGTCTTCGAAGGTGACGTTGTGGCTGCTGCCCTCGCCGGTCCACTCCCACTGGACGGTCGTCCCGGTGGTGATGCGGAGCGCGGGCGGGTCGAAGGCGAACAGGCCGCCGTTGCCCTCGGTGCCGACGCGGACGGTGGCGGCGGCGCCGTCCGTTCGGTCGGCGACTGTCCCGTCGAAGTTGCTCGTCCCGGCCAGCCATTCGTCGACGGCATCGTACCCCGTCGACGGGGGTTCCGCGACGATGACGGCCCCGCGCATCCCGTCGTCGGGTTCGCTCACGAAGGCGTACTCGCCGGGTTCCTCGAAGAAGAACTCGTAGCTCGTGCCGGCCTGTGCGTTCGTGTTCCCGCTGTCGAAGGTCCCGTCGAGCGCGACGACGTTGTGCTGGCCGCCGTGGCCGGTCCAGTCCCACTGGACGGCGGTCATCGGTGGGACCTCGATGGCGACCGGCGAGAAGGCGTTCCCGTCCTCCCCGACGGCGACGGTCGCCCGCCCGTCCGGGCCGAACCGGCGCGTCTCACCGTCGTAGCCGTTGGCCTCTTCGAGCCACGCGTCGAGGTCGTCGGGCGGCGTTTGCTCCGGCGTTTCGGTCGATGTCGACTCGGAGCTGTCCGAGGAACCGCTAACCAGGCAGCCGGCGGTAGCGCCGACGCCGGCCACCGCTGTACTCAGGAGGAACTCGCGGCGACTGGAGGGTCGTTGCATCACGCCGACAGATAGGACTGAATACGGCCTAAAATATCCCCCCGCTTTCCACATTCTGGAAATCGGGACACGGTGCTTACTATCTCATCCAAGTATCACGAGCCGGGTAGTCGCTAGCCGTGACCGGTAGATTCACAGCCGTGCCGTCCGATACCACGCCGAGCGGACTGTCCCCCGCCGCCCGCAGGAGGCCCCCGTGAGTGGAGACGACATCGACGACCAAGCCCTGTTCGAGGCGTTAGCCGACCCCGACTGCCGCGACATCCTCGCGGCCGTCGAGGAGCCACTGCCCGCCAGCGCCGTCGCGGAGGCGTGTGACCTCCCCCAGACCAGCACGTACCGCAAACTCCAGCAACTGAGCGAGGCGGGCCTGGTGGCCGAGGAGACGGATCTGCGTCCGGACGGCCACCACACCACCACCTACGTCCGCGATACGACGGGCGTCTTCGTTCCGCTCGTCGGCGAGGACGCCTTCGACGTCGAGTGTGTCCGCCCGCGGAAATCCGCCGACGAGCGGTTGGCGCTCCTGTGGTCGCGTATCAGTGAGGAACTATGAACGGTCAAATCTCGCCCATCGTCGTCGGACTCAAGACTGTGACGCTACTGCTTGGCGGCCTCATCACGTACTTCGCCGCCAAGGCCGCATCGAAGACCGGGTCCCGGTCGCTGACGTACCTCGCCGTCGGCTTTGGTACGGTCACGTTCGGGTCACTACTGGCCGGCGTCGCGGACCAACTGTTCGGCTTCTCGGTGGGGACGGCGCTGCTCTTCGAGACCGCTGTCACCGCCGCAGGGTTCGCCGTCATCGCGTACTCGTTGTACGCCAGCGACCGCGCCGCCTCGCTCGACCGGTGACGACCGACCCGACGACGGCATCCGTCGGACGAAAGCACGGGCTGCCCGTTCGCGAAAGAAGCGTGGACGACGTAGTGACCGCTGTCGTTCTCCGTCCGGGTCCACGTGACAGGTCGTGCGGCGAACGGTGTGAAAACCTACTCCGGACAGTCCCTACCTAGTTCGGGTGTGTGTTCATGGTGTTCGCGCCGGAAGCCGACCCCATGCGAGGGCTGCGATGACGGTGTGGCTCCGGGGCGACCACCTCCTCAGACACCGCGGGCCGCTCTCCCGCCGACCCGACGAGCCGTTGCTCCTCGTCGAGGCCGAGTCGTTCGCCCGCAAGCTACCCTACCACCCGCACAAGCTGACGCTCGTGTTCGCGGCGATGCGGGAATTCAGGGACGCGGTCCGGGAGTCCGGCCGGACCGTCCACTACCGCCGGGCCGAGACGTTCGCGGACGGGCTCGCCGCCCACCTCGACGAGCATCCCGACGACGACCTGGTGACGACCGAGCCACAGACCGACGCTGCCCGCGAGCGTCTCCGCTCGCTCGTCGCCGACGCCGGCGGAACTGTCCAGTTCGTCCCCGACGAGCGGTTCCTCTGTTCGCCCGACCGGTTCGACGCGTGGGCGAGCGGGGGCCGCTATCGCCACGAGGACTTCTATCGGTTCATGCGGCGCGAGACGGGCTACCTGATGGACGGCGGCGACCCCGTCGGCGGGGAGTGGAACTACGACGACCGGAACCGGGAGACGCCGCCCGGGGAGTGGACGCCCGCCGACCCGCCCACGTTCGACCACGGCGAAACGGTCACCGAGACTGCCGAGTGGGTCGCGGAGACGTTCGCCGGCGGCTACGACGGGCCGCCATACGGCGGCGACTGGGCCGACCCCGAACCGTTCCGCTGGCCGGTGACCCGCCGGCAGGCGGTGCGGGCGCTCGACCACTTCGTCACCTATCGGCTGGCCGACTTCGGCCCGTATCAGGACGCCATGCGGGGCGAGGCGTGGGCGATGAGCCACAGCCTGCTGTCGACGTCGCTGAACCTCGGCCTGCTCGGCCCCGAGGAGGTCATCGAGCGCGCTATCGGGGCCTACGAGACCGGCGACGCGCCGCTCAACAGCGTCGAGGGGTTCGTCCGGCAGGTGCTCGGCTGGCGGGAGTTCCTGCGCCACGTCTACCGCCGCGAGATGCCCGAGCTGGCGGGGGCCAATCAGCTGGACGCCCAGGAGGCGCTGCCGGAGTTCTACTGGACCGGCGACACCGACATGGCCTGTCTCTCGGACGTGGTCGACGGCGTCCGCAAGCGGGGCTACTCCCACCACATCGAGCGCCTGATGCTACTGGCGAACTTCGGGCTCGTCTACGGCGTCGAGCCCGAGCGACTGAACCGGTGGTTCCACGCGGCCTACGTCGACGCCTTCCACTGGGTGACGACGCCGAACGTCGTCGAGATGGGGCTGTACGGCGCCGGCGTCTTCGCGACGAAACCGTACGCCGCCTCGGCCAACTACGTCGACAAGATGAGCGACTACTGCTCGGGCTGTCCCTACTACAAGACCAAGACCACCGGCGAGGGGGCCTGTCCGTTCAACGCGCTGTACTGGGAGTTCCTGGACCGCAACGAGGACGAACTCCGATCGAACCACCGGATGGGACTGATGTACAGCCACGTCGACAACAAGGGCGAGGAAGAGTGGGCCGGGATTCGCG encodes the following:
- a CDS encoding halocyanin domain-containing protein; this encodes MQRPSSRREFLLSTAVAGVGATAGCLVSGSSDSSESTSTETPEQTPPDDLDAWLEEANGYDGETRRFGPDGRATVAVGEDGNAFSPVAIEVPPMTAVQWDWTGHGGQHNVVALDGTFDSGNTNAQAGTSYEFFFEEPGEYAFVSEPDDGMRGAVIVAEPPSTGYDAVDEWLAGTSNFDGTVADRTDGAAATVRVGTEGNGGLFAFDPPALRITTGTTVQWEWTGEGSSHNVTFEDADIDSGEVTSEPGTTFEHTFEETGQYRYSCLPHRGVGMKGAVIVE
- a CDS encoding ArsR/SmtB family transcription factor, yielding MSGDDIDDQALFEALADPDCRDILAAVEEPLPASAVAEACDLPQTSTYRKLQQLSEAGLVAEETDLRPDGHHTTTYVRDTTGVFVPLVGEDAFDVECVRPRKSADERLALLWSRISEEL
- a CDS encoding DUF7521 family protein produces the protein MNGQISPIVVGLKTVTLLLGGLITYFAAKAASKTGSRSLTYLAVGFGTVTFGSLLAGVADQLFGFSVGTALLFETAVTAAGFAVIAYSLYASDRAASLDR
- a CDS encoding cryptochrome/photolyase family protein yields the protein MTVWLRGDHLLRHRGPLSRRPDEPLLLVEAESFARKLPYHPHKLTLVFAAMREFRDAVRESGRTVHYRRAETFADGLAAHLDEHPDDDLVTTEPQTDAARERLRSLVADAGGTVQFVPDERFLCSPDRFDAWASGGRYRHEDFYRFMRRETGYLMDGGDPVGGEWNYDDRNRETPPGEWTPADPPTFDHGETVTETAEWVAETFAGGYDGPPYGGDWADPEPFRWPVTRRQAVRALDHFVTYRLADFGPYQDAMRGEAWAMSHSLLSTSLNLGLLGPEEVIERAIGAYETGDAPLNSVEGFVRQVLGWREFLRHVYRREMPELAGANQLDAQEALPEFYWTGDTDMACLSDVVDGVRKRGYSHHIERLMLLANFGLVYGVEPERLNRWFHAAYVDAFHWVTTPNVVEMGLYGAGVFATKPYAASANYVDKMSDYCSGCPYYKTKTTGEGACPFNALYWEFLDRNEDELRSNHRMGLMYSHVDNKGEEEWAGIRERADEIRTMAREGEL